A single Desulfonispora thiosulfatigenes DSM 11270 DNA region contains:
- a CDS encoding histidinol-phosphatase HisJ family protein: MKVLIDQHVHTDFSPDSNTSMENMVKRAIELGLKEITFTDHVDYDYPDIDGVLFEVNYDKYMEEMAKLKNRYPEIEILMGVEVGYQPHLNERIDKLIKSYPFDFVIGSIHICDGLDLYTGDFFKGKTQKGSYLRYLENVKNCVQNFDNCDIFGHLDVIIRYGDFKNKDLRYEEFQESIDEILKLVIKKDKGIELNTSGIRYNLADMHPQKGILEKYHDLGGKILTLGSDAHNTRDLCAGFKNATQELKNIGFTKVTKFKARKPSFISI; encoded by the coding sequence GTGAAAGTATTAATTGATCAACACGTTCACACGGATTTTTCACCAGATAGTAATACCTCAATGGAAAACATGGTCAAAAGAGCCATAGAATTAGGTTTAAAAGAAATAACCTTTACAGATCATGTTGATTACGATTATCCCGACATAGATGGAGTTTTATTTGAAGTTAACTATGATAAGTATATGGAGGAAATGGCAAAATTAAAAAATCGATATCCTGAAATAGAGATTTTAATGGGGGTAGAAGTTGGCTATCAGCCTCATTTAAATGAGCGGATAGATAAATTAATAAAGTCTTATCCTTTTGATTTTGTGATTGGTTCTATTCATATCTGTGATGGCCTAGATTTATATACAGGAGATTTCTTTAAAGGAAAAACGCAAAAAGGAAGCTATCTTCGTTATTTAGAAAATGTAAAAAACTGCGTCCAAAATTTTGATAACTGTGATATTTTTGGACACTTAGATGTAATTATTAGATATGGTGATTTCAAAAATAAAGACTTAAGATATGAAGAATTTCAAGAATCAATTGATGAAATCTTAAAGTTAGTGATTAAAAAAGATAAAGGTATAGAGCTTAATACCTCAGGAATAAGATATAATCTTGCTGATATGCATCCCCAAAAGGGTATTTTAGAAAAGTATCATGATCTAGGGGGGAAGATTCTTACCTTAGGTTCTGATGCTCATAATACACGGGATTTGTGTGCTGGCTTTAAAAATGCGACCCAAGAATTAAAAAACATAGGTTTTACTAAAGTAACAAAGTTTAAAGCAAGAAAACCAAGTTTTATTAGTATTTAA
- a CDS encoding pyruvate carboxylase yields the protein MRNFKRVLVANRGEIAIRIFRACAELGIRTVAIYSNEDKCSLFRTKADESYLIGKNQGPIEAYLSIEEIIDLALKKGVDAIHPGYGFLAENTEFAKKCEEAGIEFIGPNHIMMDKLGDKIKSKIVAKEVGVPTIPGVEKPIKSEQDAKEFAGFCGYPVMLKAAAGGGGRGMRIVTREEDLINEFNSARSEAKKAFGIDDIFIEKYLEKPKHIEVQVIGDKYGNVVHLHERDCSIQRRHQKVIEFTPSLCLTDEQRTAICEDALKIARAVNYRNAGTIEFLVDAHGNHYFIEMNPRIQVEHTVTEMVTGIDLVQTQILVAQGYRLDSPEIGLASQEDIKPRGYAIQCRVTTEDPANNFAPDTGRIDVYRSGSGFGIRLDGAEGFAGSVISPYYDSLLVKVSAQGRDFDDARRKAVRSVKELTVNGIKTNAAFIINVLNHEIFKKGDCDTGFISNNPELLNIKPKRDYELRLLKFLGEKVVNETDGIKREFDVPIIPSVEKPAELRGTKQILEEQGPEGVVKWIKEQRKLLLTDNTMRDAHQSLMATRMRTRDMIKIAKPTSVLAKDLFSVEMWGGATFDVAYRFLRESPWVRLEELRKRMPNLLFQMLIRGANAVGYKNYPDNVVREFIKESAQSGMDVFRIFDSLNWLKGMEVAIDEVLKTGKIAEACICYTGDILDDKQDKYSLNYYVNLAKEIEKTGAHILAIKDMSALLKPYAAVKLIKALKNEVGMPIHLHTHDTTGNGVATVLMAAEAGVDIVDTAFNSMSGLTSQPALNSVVASLKNTERDTGLNLEGIQQISDYWSDVRPVYYKFESDLKSSTAEIYTNEMPGGQYSNLKGQVESFGLGYRFNEVKEMYKTVNEMMGNIVKVTPSSKVVGDMAIFMVKNDLTSENIYDKGKDMAFPDSVVDYFKGMIGQPTGGFPPKLQKLVLKGQESITCRPGEIIPAEDLDAIKKLLKDKYHHSKANQKSALSYALYPKVYEEYMEYLDEYGDLSRIGSDIFFHGLSEGETCELEIAEGKILITKLLKIGSTDAEGNKTLAFEVNGNRREIKIHDNASKIAVPEHAIQMADPENNMEVGTSIPGTVLKVLVKEGDEVKEKQSLIIIEAMKMETNITANVSGTIDSILVKEGQQVKTGELLMKLK from the coding sequence ATGCGTAATTTTAAAAGAGTTTTAGTAGCTAACAGAGGTGAAATTGCTATTAGAATATTTAGAGCATGTGCAGAACTTGGAATCAGAACAGTGGCTATTTATTCTAATGAAGATAAATGTTCTCTTTTTAGAACTAAGGCAGATGAATCTTATTTAATTGGTAAAAATCAAGGTCCAATTGAAGCATATTTAAGCATAGAAGAAATTATTGATTTAGCCCTTAAAAAGGGTGTAGATGCTATTCATCCAGGTTATGGATTCTTAGCAGAAAACACTGAGTTTGCAAAAAAGTGTGAAGAAGCAGGAATAGAGTTTATCGGTCCTAATCATATTATGATGGATAAATTAGGAGATAAAATTAAATCTAAGATTGTTGCCAAAGAAGTAGGTGTGCCTACTATTCCAGGCGTTGAAAAACCAATTAAATCAGAACAAGATGCTAAAGAATTTGCAGGTTTTTGTGGTTATCCAGTCATGTTAAAAGCAGCAGCTGGTGGTGGCGGTCGTGGAATGCGTATCGTAACTCGCGAAGAAGATCTAATTAATGAATTTAACAGTGCTAGAAGTGAAGCAAAAAAGGCTTTTGGTATTGATGATATTTTTATTGAAAAGTATTTAGAAAAGCCTAAACATATAGAGGTGCAAGTTATCGGGGATAAGTATGGTAATGTAGTGCACCTGCATGAAAGAGATTGCTCTATTCAAAGAAGACATCAAAAGGTTATCGAGTTTACGCCTTCGTTATGTTTAACTGATGAACAAAGAACAGCAATTTGTGAAGATGCTCTAAAAATAGCAAGAGCAGTTAATTATCGAAATGCAGGAACAATTGAATTTTTAGTAGATGCTCATGGAAATCATTATTTTATTGAAATGAATCCAAGAATTCAAGTAGAGCATACAGTAACTGAAATGGTAACAGGTATTGATCTAGTACAAACTCAAATCTTAGTTGCACAGGGATATCGACTGGATTCGCCAGAAATCGGGTTAGCTTCTCAAGAAGATATTAAACCTAGAGGATATGCTATTCAGTGCCGGGTAACAACTGAAGACCCTGCTAATAATTTTGCTCCTGATACAGGTAGAATTGATGTTTATCGCTCTGGTTCTGGTTTTGGAATTAGGCTTGATGGGGCTGAAGGTTTTGCAGGATCTGTAATTAGTCCATATTATGATAGCTTATTAGTAAAGGTAAGTGCACAAGGTAGAGATTTTGATGATGCGAGAAGAAAAGCAGTTCGTTCTGTAAAAGAATTAACTGTAAATGGTATTAAGACTAATGCAGCCTTTATTATTAACGTTTTAAACCATGAAATATTTAAAAAGGGTGACTGTGATACAGGATTTATTAGTAATAATCCTGAGTTATTAAATATTAAACCAAAAAGAGATTACGAACTTAGATTATTAAAGTTTCTCGGAGAAAAAGTTGTTAATGAAACAGATGGCATAAAAAGAGAATTTGATGTACCAATTATCCCAAGTGTAGAGAAACCTGCTGAACTTCGTGGAACTAAACAAATATTAGAAGAACAAGGTCCAGAAGGCGTAGTTAAATGGATTAAAGAGCAAAGAAAACTCCTTTTAACTGATAATACAATGCGTGATGCACATCAATCATTAATGGCAACAAGAATGAGAACAAGAGACATGATCAAAATAGCAAAACCTACTTCTGTTTTAGCAAAAGATTTATTCTCAGTTGAAATGTGGGGGGGAGCTACTTTTGATGTAGCGTATAGATTCTTAAGAGAATCTCCTTGGGTAAGATTAGAGGAACTTAGAAAAAGGATGCCAAACCTTTTATTCCAAATGTTAATTCGTGGAGCTAATGCTGTTGGGTATAAAAACTACCCTGATAATGTCGTTAGAGAATTTATTAAAGAATCAGCTCAAAGTGGTATGGATGTATTTAGAATTTTTGATTCTTTAAACTGGTTAAAAGGTATGGAAGTAGCCATTGATGAGGTATTAAAAACAGGAAAAATTGCTGAAGCTTGTATTTGTTATACAGGTGATATATTAGATGATAAACAAGATAAATATTCTTTGAATTATTATGTAAACTTGGCAAAAGAAATTGAAAAAACTGGAGCTCATATTTTAGCTATTAAAGATATGTCTGCATTATTAAAACCTTATGCTGCAGTTAAATTAATTAAAGCTTTAAAAAATGAAGTAGGTATGCCTATTCATCTTCATACTCATGACACAACAGGTAATGGTGTTGCAACCGTACTCATGGCAGCAGAGGCGGGTGTAGATATTGTTGATACTGCTTTTAATAGCATGTCAGGACTTACTAGTCAACCGGCCTTAAACTCTGTAGTAGCTTCACTTAAAAATACTGAAAGAGACACAGGTTTAAACTTGGAAGGAATTCAACAAATTTCTGATTATTGGAGTGACGTAAGACCGGTATATTATAAATTTGAATCAGATTTAAAATCTAGCACAGCAGAAATATATACTAATGAAATGCCAGGAGGTCAATATTCTAACCTCAAAGGTCAGGTAGAAAGCTTTGGACTTGGCTATAGATTTAATGAAGTAAAAGAAATGTATAAAACAGTAAATGAAATGATGGGCAATATTGTAAAGGTTACTCCTTCTTCAAAAGTAGTAGGAGACATGGCGATATTTATGGTGAAAAATGATCTTACCTCAGAAAATATTTACGATAAAGGTAAAGATATGGCCTTTCCTGATTCAGTAGTTGATTATTTTAAAGGTATGATTGGTCAACCAACAGGAGGATTTCCACCTAAATTACAAAAATTAGTATTAAAAGGTCAAGAATCTATCACATGTAGACCAGGTGAAATTATCCCTGCTGAGGATCTAGATGCAATTAAAAAGCTTTTAAAAGATAAATATCATCATTCTAAAGCAAATCAAAAAAGTGCTTTAAGTTATGCCTTATATCCTAAGGTATATGAAGAGTATATGGAGTACCTAGATGAATATGGTGATTTAAGTCGTATCGGTAGTGATATCTTTTTCCATGGTCTTTCTGAAGGGGAGACTTGTGAACTAGAAATAGCAGAAGGAAAAATCCTTATTACAAAACTTTTAAAAATTGGAAGTACTGATGCAGAGGGCAATAAAACATTAGCATTTGAAGTAAATGGTAATAGGAGAGAAATTAAAATTCATGATAATGCTTCGAAAATTGCCGTGCCAGAGCATGCAATTCAGATGGCTGATCCAGAGAACAATATGGAAGTGGGAACTAGTATTCCAGGAACAGTTTTAAAAGTTCTGGTAAAAGAAGGCGATGAAGTAAAGGAAAAGCAAAGCTTAATTATCATTGAAGCTATGAAAATGGAAACAAATATTACTGCTAATGTTAGCGGTACTATAGATTCCATTCTGGTAAAAGAAGGGCAACAAGTAAAAACTGGCGAATTATTAATGAAGTTAAAATAA
- a CDS encoding NADH peroxidase: protein MKKFICSVCGYTHEGNEAPEKCPQCGVSKDKFNEKQDSENLAWADEHKIGVAKGLDEEVVQGLRDNFMGECTEIGMYLAMSRQADREGYPEVAEAYKRIAYEEADHAAKFAELLGEVVAADTKTNLQLRVDAEHGACQGKKDLATKAKQLNYDAIHDTVHEMCKDEARHGQAFAGLLKRYFG, encoded by the coding sequence ATGAAAAAATTTATTTGTTCAGTATGTGGTTATACTCATGAGGGAAATGAAGCTCCAGAAAAATGTCCACAATGTGGTGTAAGTAAAGACAAATTCAATGAAAAACAAGATAGCGAAAACTTAGCATGGGCTGATGAGCATAAAATTGGCGTAGCTAAAGGATTAGACGAAGAAGTAGTGCAAGGATTAAGAGATAACTTCATGGGTGAATGTACAGAAATTGGAATGTACCTTGCAATGAGCAGACAGGCTGATAGAGAAGGATATCCTGAAGTAGCTGAAGCTTATAAAAGAATCGCTTATGAAGAAGCAGATCATGCTGCAAAGTTTGCTGAGCTTTTAGGTGAAGTAGTAGCTGCTGATACTAAAACAAACCTACAATTAAGAGTAGATGCTGAGCATGGTGCCTGTCAAGGTAAAAAGGATTTAGCTACTAAGGCTAAACAACTTAATTACGATGCTATTCATGATACAGTTCATGAAATGTGCAAAGACGAAGCACGACACGGCCAAGCATTTGCAGGACTTTTAAAGAGATATTTTGGTTAA
- a CDS encoding LTA synthase family protein encodes MLDIFKNKYVLIMALAKITLFYYLLGNKVSLVLILLSSVFFISLIYTITSKKTFLLVNFIISFLMFVDVIYMNYYNQYLSFSSFKQIGQLSDISETIMLLIKPTYFLLFLDLFLSRFIQKDTYKKKVFIKAFALNMVIISLLIIDPLQATSVQKISNQEFFTYHVKNAYNILVEQNLNDARIAKDLENKKLVTSDENSKLHGVAKGRNLIIIQVESFQNMLINAKYNKQELTPNLNKLIKGDTIYFKNYYQQVGLANTSDAEFISNNALHPNIYAQTYDLYKDNYYYGLPWILKDEGYKTLAFHAYKKDFWNRAAAYPNQGFDEFISQDDFDNNEIIGFGLSDREFFKQSLEYLEKEKQPFYSFLVTLTSHNPYVMPMEEQKIKLKN; translated from the coding sequence ATGTTAGATATATTTAAAAATAAGTATGTATTAATAATGGCATTGGCGAAGATTACCTTGTTTTACTATCTACTAGGAAATAAGGTTAGCCTTGTTTTAATTTTATTATCGAGTGTATTTTTTATTAGCTTAATATATACAATTACCTCTAAAAAGACATTTTTGCTGGTTAATTTTATAATTTCTTTTTTAATGTTTGTGGATGTTATTTATATGAATTATTATAATCAATATTTAAGCTTTAGTTCTTTTAAACAGATTGGTCAATTATCAGATATTTCAGAAACTATTATGCTTTTAATTAAACCTACGTATTTTTTATTATTTTTAGATTTGTTTTTATCGCGTTTTATTCAAAAAGATACCTATAAGAAAAAGGTTTTTATAAAAGCATTTGCTCTAAATATGGTGATTATTAGTTTGTTAATCATTGATCCCTTGCAAGCTACCTCGGTGCAAAAGATAAGTAATCAAGAATTTTTTACGTACCATGTAAAAAATGCTTATAATATCCTAGTTGAGCAAAATTTAAATGATGCACGTATTGCTAAAGATTTAGAAAATAAAAAGCTAGTTACATCAGATGAAAATTCTAAACTGCATGGAGTGGCTAAAGGTAGGAATTTAATTATAATTCAAGTAGAGTCTTTTCAAAATATGCTAATTAATGCCAAATACAATAAGCAAGAGCTTACCCCTAACTTAAATAAATTAATTAAAGGAGATACAATTTATTTTAAAAACTATTACCAACAAGTAGGACTTGCTAATACTTCAGATGCTGAATTTATAAGTAATAATGCTCTTCATCCTAACATTTATGCCCAGACCTATGATCTATACAAAGATAATTATTACTATGGGCTACCATGGATATTAAAAGATGAAGGCTACAAGACACTTGCTTTTCATGCGTACAAAAAAGATTTTTGGAACCGCGCAGCAGCATATCCTAATCAAGGTTTTGATGAATTTATCAGTCAAGATGATTTTGATAATAATGAAATCATTGGTTTTGGTTTAAGTGATAGAGAGTTTTTTAAGCAATCTTTAGAGTATTTAGAAAAAGAAAAACAACCCTTTTATAGTTTTTTAGTAACATTAACGAGTCATAATCCATATGTTATGCCGATGGAAGAACAAAAAATTAAATTAAAAAATTAG
- a CDS encoding AI-2E family transporter, translating into MKQDNQFSFNKILMLIFTGILIYLFISNSGMRHETINVFKPVLVAFALAYLLDNIVTWYERTLRLKRGQSVLITCLILLLVGIYATAIGIPSLINSTRSLVNNFSKGNINFYFLEKFFINLDNDYIVAINQFFRESLEEILMKVGQSTGSILKELLSWTSSIFNTIISLVIAIYMLLDKHDLLARLKRLVYAYATKEQGDEVVRISRKANEIFSGFLIGKIIDSAIIGFLTFGILAVLQVPYYSLIGLIIGVTNMIPYFGPFIGAIPAILITLIHSPAQALWVAIVIILIQQFDGLILGPLILGDKVGVGPFWIITAVTLGGSIYGVVGMFLGVPVLVLGKTLLEELVDIRLKDKHMEDLEIDKLTPVKSKKKKLQNLSLKISKRTSY; encoded by the coding sequence ATGAAGCAAGACAACCAATTTTCTTTTAATAAAATATTAATGCTTATTTTTACTGGTATTTTAATCTATTTATTTATAAGTAATTCTGGCATGAGACATGAGACTATAAATGTTTTTAAACCAGTATTAGTAGCTTTTGCTCTTGCGTATTTATTAGATAATATTGTAACTTGGTATGAGAGAACTTTAAGATTAAAAAGGGGTCAAAGTGTTTTAATTACGTGCTTAATCTTATTACTTGTGGGAATTTATGCTACTGCTATCGGGATTCCAAGTTTAATTAATAGTACAAGAAGTTTAGTTAACAATTTTTCTAAGGGAAATATAAATTTTTATTTTTTAGAAAAGTTTTTCATTAATTTAGACAATGATTATATTGTTGCTATTAATCAATTTTTTCGTGAATCTTTAGAAGAAATTTTAATGAAAGTAGGTCAGTCTACGGGTAGCATTTTAAAAGAATTGTTATCTTGGACTTCTAGTATTTTTAATACCATAATTTCACTTGTAATTGCTATTTATATGTTATTAGATAAGCATGATCTGTTAGCAAGACTTAAAAGATTAGTTTATGCATATGCAACTAAAGAGCAGGGGGATGAGGTAGTACGAATTAGTCGAAAAGCTAATGAAATTTTTTCTGGTTTTTTAATTGGAAAAATTATTGATTCAGCAATTATTGGGTTTTTAACTTTTGGTATTTTAGCCGTTTTACAAGTTCCGTATTATTCGCTAATAGGATTAATAATTGGGGTAACGAATATGATACCTTATTTTGGACCTTTTATTGGTGCTATACCAGCTATTTTAATTACCTTAATACATAGTCCCGCCCAGGCCCTTTGGGTAGCAATAGTCATAATTTTAATTCAACAATTTGATGGACTTATTTTAGGACCTTTAATCTTAGGAGATAAGGTTGGTGTCGGGCCATTTTGGATTATTACTGCGGTAACCCTGGGAGGAAGCATTTATGGTGTAGTAGGTATGTTTCTTGGGGTTCCTGTATTGGTATTAGGTAAAACCCTTTTAGAAGAGCTAGTAGATATTCGTTTAAAGGATAAACATATGGAAGATCTAGAAATCGATAAATTAACTCCTGTTAAATCAAAAAAGAAAAAATTACAAAATCTAAGTTTAAAAATAAGTAAAAGAACAAGTTATTAG
- a CDS encoding TIGR01777 family oxidoreductase, which produces MKVVVFGGTGLVGRKLIAYLLDNGHEVMIVSRNINKSKNIFSYEVSHIEWDYFTNLIPAGMEDADCIINLAGVSIADKRWNQKTKDAILKSRINATRAIVQSMKQKIINPKILINASAVGYYGDRGDEALTEESAPGDDFLANVCKKWEMEALEAQELGVRVVLIRTGIVLGDGGVLDKITLPYKFFMGGTLGSGKQWFSWVQEDDLAKIYLYCLENESVSGPVNATSLEPLTMKELNKVLGNVLKKPSFLFIPGFLIRLVMGEMADVVLKGQRALPQKITRLGFEYKYPQIKKALEEIIQKKN; this is translated from the coding sequence ATGAAAGTAGTTGTTTTTGGTGGAACTGGTTTAGTCGGAAGAAAACTAATTGCGTATTTACTTGATAATGGTCATGAGGTAATGATTGTAAGCAGGAATATAAATAAATCAAAAAATATATTTTCATATGAAGTATCCCATATAGAGTGGGATTATTTTACAAACCTTATCCCTGCAGGTATGGAAGATGCAGATTGTATAATTAATTTAGCTGGAGTATCAATTGCTGATAAAAGATGGAATCAAAAGACGAAGGATGCTATTTTAAAAAGCCGAATTAATGCAACTCGTGCAATAGTTCAATCTATGAAACAAAAGATAATCAATCCTAAGATTTTGATAAATGCATCAGCGGTAGGATATTATGGAGATCGGGGAGATGAAGCACTTACTGAAGAGTCAGCACCAGGAGATGATTTTTTAGCAAATGTCTGTAAAAAGTGGGAGATGGAAGCGCTAGAAGCGCAGGAGTTAGGTGTAAGAGTTGTGTTAATTAGAACGGGTATTGTCTTGGGGGATGGAGGAGTTCTTGATAAAATCACCTTGCCTTATAAGTTTTTTATGGGAGGAACACTAGGTAGTGGCAAACAGTGGTTTTCGTGGGTTCAGGAAGACGACTTAGCTAAGATATATTTGTATTGTCTAGAAAATGAGAGTGTTTCAGGACCTGTGAATGCTACCTCTCTGGAGCCCTTAACAATGAAAGAACTTAATAAGGTTTTAGGTAACGTATTAAAGAAGCCATCTTTTTTATTTATTCCTGGATTTTTAATTAGATTAGTAATGGGTGAAATGGCTGATGTTGTTTTAAAAGGTCAAAGGGCTCTACCACAGAAAATCACTAGGCTGGGGTTTGAATATAAATATCCCCAGATAAAAAAAGCTTTAGAAGAAATTATTCAGAAAAAGAATTGA
- a CDS encoding sulfatase-like hydrolase/transferase, with amino-acid sequence MKKLDKNNIFGDYLQSTHYVDKVIGEFIEDLKVKGLYENSIIVIYGDHFGLSVYDDSFYKNVSNFLGYDYDYEDMMNIPLLIHIPGEDINEQPENNGGQVDLMPTILNLMGIQNINPYIYGHDLLNTDNNFVLEQMYMPRGSFIKDDIMFCMSEDGIFENGRAWNRITKEPVDVESCRKDFERVYKEIEQSNYILKKDLYKEVLKGKTGKSIELENKDF; translated from the coding sequence ATTAAAAAATTAGATAAAAACAATATTTTTGGTGACTATTTACAATCTACTCATTATGTAGATAAAGTAATAGGAGAATTTATCGAAGATTTAAAAGTTAAAGGACTTTATGAAAATTCTATAATTGTAATTTATGGTGACCACTTTGGTTTAAGTGTTTATGATGATTCATTCTATAAAAACGTGAGTAACTTTTTAGGGTATGACTATGATTATGAAGATATGATGAATATTCCGTTATTAATACACATTCCTGGGGAAGATATTAATGAGCAGCCTGAAAACAATGGAGGTCAGGTAGATCTAATGCCTACTATTTTGAACTTAATGGGAATACAAAATATTAATCCTTATATTTATGGTCATGATTTATTAAATACAGATAATAATTTTGTTTTAGAGCAAATGTATATGCCAAGAGGTTCATTCATTAAAGATGATATAATGTTTTGTATGTCTGAAGATGGAATTTTTGAAAATGGAAGAGCTTGGAATAGAATCACGAAAGAACCCGTAGATGTAGAAAGCTGTCGTAAAGATTTCGAAAGAGTTTATAAGGAAATCGAGCAGTCAAATTATATTTTGAAAAAGGATTTATATAAAGAAGTCCTAAAAGGTAAAACGGGTAAATCTATAGAGCTGGAAAATAAAGATTTTTAG
- a CDS encoding DUF975 family protein — MHIGTKRLQEPSELRELARDSLAGKWSLAVAVCFVAWILADAFTSGNTTRESTELFKFGNGSFFINYSFTSIGNIINLILGGPIAFGVASFFLKLIRETEPEFMDLFSGLSYFLKTFVLDIVTTIFIILWTLLFIIPGIIAALRYSMAYYILNDNPELSALEAITQSTKIMIGHKMRLLTLWLSFAGWFILCLLTVGIGFLWFIPYLKATEAHFYEELKSL; from the coding sequence ATGCACATCGGAACTAAAAGGTTACAAGAGCCCTCGGAGCTAAGAGAGTTAGCTAGGGATAGTTTAGCGGGCAAGTGGTCTCTGGCCGTAGCAGTATGCTTTGTAGCCTGGATATTAGCTGATGCCTTTACGTCTGGAAATACCACGCGAGAGTCTACAGAATTATTCAAATTTGGTAATGGCTCATTTTTTATTAATTATTCCTTTACTTCTATAGGTAATATTATAAATTTAATTTTAGGAGGACCCATTGCTTTTGGAGTAGCTAGTTTCTTTCTCAAGTTGATTAGAGAAACAGAACCAGAATTTATGGATTTATTTTCAGGACTTTCGTACTTTTTAAAAACATTTGTTTTGGATATTGTGACAACTATTTTCATAATTTTATGGACACTTTTATTTATCATTCCCGGTATTATAGCCGCCCTTAGATATTCGATGGCTTATTATATCTTAAATGATAATCCTGAGTTATCTGCTTTAGAAGCGATAACTCAAAGTACAAAAATCATGATAGGGCATAAAATGAGGCTATTGACTCTGTGGCTAAGTTTTGCAGGCTGGTTTATACTTTGTCTACTTACAGTAGGAATCGGATTTTTATGGTTTATTCCCTATTTAAAAGCAACAGAAGCTCACTTTTATGAAGAACTAAAAAGCCTTTAG
- a CDS encoding Fur family transcriptional regulator, translating into MQRKVGINMTDIEKYLKENEIKPSYQRIRIYEYLIKYKNHPTVDNIYQELVQNIPTLSKTTVYNTLNIFLDKKIIQLIGIEENEMRYDADTSNHAHFKCKTCGKVYDIFHDFSKYPIKELEGFKILEEQMYFKGICKKCIN; encoded by the coding sequence TTGCAGAGAAAGGTTGGAATAAATATGACGGATATAGAAAAGTATTTAAAAGAAAATGAAATCAAACCGTCGTACCAGAGAATTAGAATTTATGAGTATTTAATAAAATATAAAAATCATCCCACTGTAGACAACATTTATCAAGAATTAGTGCAAAATATTCCAACATTATCTAAAACAACAGTTTACAATACTCTAAATATATTCTTAGACAAAAAAATAATTCAATTAATAGGTATTGAAGAAAATGAAATGCGCTATGACGCTGACACATCTAATCATGCACATTTTAAATGTAAAACATGTGGCAAGGTTTATGATATATTTCATGATTTTTCAAAGTATCCTATTAAAGAATTAGAAGGTTTTAAAATTTTAGAAGAACAGATGTATTTTAAAGGCATTTGTAAAAAATGTATAAATTAA